The Sebastes umbrosus isolate fSebUmb1 chromosome 4, fSebUmb1.pri, whole genome shotgun sequence genome has a window encoding:
- the LOC119487176 gene encoding probable E3 ubiquitin-protein ligase HERC3, translating to MFSWGEDSQRGFRLKDDSRPSTGDDGVHHLNLSYHITDLSAAHSLIAFVKTNGNAFIIRTNESKDGTRVRGKQKFVKCKEKIEAVNCSDDVVTLLSDRGKVLCVDTTHSNIPRPLAALCNIPVSQVACGSQHSVALTKDGQVYTWGQDSRGQLGLGKRKPGANSPQHLRSLSGIPLVQIAAGGEQSFAVSVSGGVFGWGRNHCGQLGLGDKRDRHTPTPVHYLNMKKTTHISCGKDHTAILTKNGAVFTFGSGQYGQLGHNSFSDELRPRLVAELWGAKVTKIACGRHHTLVLTDSKRVYSFGCGEQEQLGHREESHPSVPLPVQLPQDTPDDPKVRNIFAGGNCSFATCNSNEGVHDESNIASVNNVTPHCLDEMIDKWTSECDSKSWKKIKQEIHRMFSSASCMNTSFLEKSKDKHFQTSPKYSGLNLSLARRAFKKLVKNDDVFAEVEAAVLHMLPSLDKKPVGVEGLRIYLLLNELLHVIQRHKGQQTSTKLAEAVAAAVLNLSADSLRVIGDWWSSLSSSTMVKHVKVWKQALSVIMSSKPVPRNSGVRNLLLVLQYMYNANSRTEEPRRMPESDFCLLIDKVFLHEDLQLWRLQSQRKNGHAEPLILCSFPTLMDLESKHLVFDRNATHTKWEAMQRIVLHNLMVFGGCVLPTHHDLLFELNLRRTSVLEDTFEELAAASHSFYKLPLVVYFDENFTVDQVYKKDFFYELFHEMVSAESGMFMFNDSKTLAWFPSKATQKNQKYFQFGVLCGLALYNQCIIHLPFPLALFKKLLGVKPSLGDMTEFSPCLGESLLNILEDYEDDVIENLYMDFLINWDGTEVDLDPENPEKPVTGQNKKEFVDAYVDHAFNTSVEGMFQEFKRGFFQVCDRDLVKLFRPKELQEVLVGQDFHDWAKLKQNTVYEGVYNTTPPHPTIQMFWEVFDELTEDQKKAFLWFVTGFERVPIGMENIKMKVRVQQVEHLSYDQHYPETQTCFSMLELPLYSTKEIMQTKLTEALRNNRKNFK from the exons ATGTTTTCATGGGGAGAGGACAGCCAGAGGGGCTTCAGGTTAAAGGACGACAGCAGACCCTCAACAGGTGATGATGGAGTTCATCATTTAAACCTCAGTTATCACATCACGGATCTGTCAGCAGCTCACAGCCTGATCGCCTTCGTCAAAACTAATGGAAACGCGTTCATCATCCGCACTAATGAGAGCAAAGATGGGACAAGAGTCAGAGGAAAACAGA AGTTTGTGAAGTGTAAAGAGAAGATAGAGGCTGTGAATTGTAGTGATGATGTGGTCACACTGCTGTCTGACAGAGGAAAAGTCCTCTGTGTGGACACAACTCACAGTAACATTCCAAG GCCTCTGGCAGCTTTGTGTAACATACCGGTATCTCAGGTTGCTTGTGGGAGCCAGCATTCAGTTGCCCTGACCAAAG ATGGTCAGGTGTATACGTGGGGCCAGGACTCCAGGGGTCAGCTGGGTCTGGGGAAGAGGAAGCCCGGCGCCAATTCACCCCAACACCTCCGATCTCTGTCAGGGATCCCCCTGGTCCAGATCGCTGCAGGGGGAGAGCAGAGCTTCGCCGTCTCTGTCTCTGGAGGTGTGTTCGGCTGGGGCAGAAACCACTGTGGACAGCTCGGCCTGGGAGACAAAAGAG ACAGACATACACCAACTCCTGTTCATTATCTGAACATGAAGAAAACTACTCACATTTCCTGTGGGAAGGACCACACTGCCATTTTGACAAAG AACGGTGCAGTGTTTACATTTGGCTCTGGTCAATATGGACAGCTTGGGCACAACTCCTTCAGCGATGAACTACGACCTCGGCTTGTTGCAGAGCTCTGGGGGGCAAAGGTCACCAAGATTGCATGTGGACG ACATCACACATTAGTGTTGACAGACTCCAAGAGGGTCTACTCTTTTGGGTGCGGAGAGCAGGAGCAGCTGGGACATCGAGAGGAAAGTCATCCGTCGGTGCCGCTACCTGTCCAACTTCCACAGG ACACCCCTGATGATCCTAAAGTTAGAAACATCTTCGCAGGAGGAAATTGTTCGTTTGCAACGTGCAATTCTAATGAG GGCGTTCATGATGAGTCAAACATTGCCAGTGTCAACAATGTCACACCGCATTGTCTTGACGAAATGATTGACAAATGGACCTCTGAATGTGATTCAAAGTCATGGAAAAAGATAAAACA GGAAATTCACAGGATGTTTTCTTCCGCATCCTGTATGAATACAAGCTTCCTTGAGAAAAG caAAGATAAACATTTCCAGACTTCACCAAAGTACTCCGGCTTGAACTTGTCACTTGCAAGACGTGCTTTCAAGAAACTGGTCAAGAACGACGATGTTTTCGCTGAG GTTGAGGCTGCTGTCCTGCACATGCTTCCCTCTCTTGATAAGAAGCCAGTGGGAGTGGAGGGGTTGAGGATCTACCTGCTTCTCAATGAGCTCCTGCATGTGATCCAGAGACACAAGGGACAACAAACAAGCACAAAGCTCGCTGAGGCGGTCGCTGCTGCAGTACTAAACTTGTCTGCTGACAGCCTCCGGGTCATAG GGGACTGGTGGTCCTCACTGTCGTCCTCCACCATGGTTAAACATGTGAAGGTGTGGAAGCAGGCTCTCTCAGTGATCATGTCCTCTAAGCCTGTTCCTCGCAACTCTGGAGTCAGAAACCTGCTGCTAGTCCTCCAGTATATGTACAAC GCCAACAGCAGGACTGAAGAACCTCGAAGGATGCCAGAAAGCGATTTCTGTTTGTTGATTGACAAAGTCTTTCTTCATGAGGATCTGCAGCTTTGGCGTTTACAGTCACAAcgcaag aaTGGGCATGCTGAGCCACTTATCCTTTGTAGCTTTCCAACTCTGATGGATCTGGAGTCAAAGCATTTGGTTTTTGACCGGAATGCTACTCACACCAAG TGGGAAGCCATGCAGCGCATTGTGTTGCATAACCTTATGGTATTTGGAGGATGCGTTTTACCGACGCATCACGACCTGCTCTTTGAACTGAACCTGAGGCGGACATCGGTTTTGGAAGACACCTTTGAAGAACTGGCTGCTGCTTCTCACAGCTTCTACAAGTTACCACTTGTG GTTTATTTTGATGAAAACTTTACAGTCGATCAGGTCTacaaaaaagactttttttaCGAACTGTTTCACGAGATGGTGTCAGCTGAATCTGGGATGTTCATGTTCAACGACTCCAAAACACTGGCATGGTTCCCCTCCAAA GCCACACAGAAGAACCAGAAATACTTCCAGTTTGGGGTCCTGTGTGGATTGGCTTTGTACAACCAGTGCATCATACACTTACCCTTCCCACTGGCTCTGTTCAAGAAGCTGCTCGGTGTAAAGCCTTCACTGGGGGACATGACAGAATTCAGCCCATGTCTTGGAGA GAGTCTGCTGAACATCCTGGAAGACTACGAAGATGATGTCATAGAAAACCTCTACATGGACTTTTTA ATCAACTGGGATGGGACAGAGGTTGACCTTGATCCTGAAAATCCTGAGAAGCCAGTGACGGGCCAAAATAA GAAGGAGTTTGTGGATGCCTATGTGGATCATGCCTTCAACACATCAGTGGAGGGTATGTTTCAGGAGTTCAAGCGAGGCTTCTTCCAGGTGTGTGACCGGGATCTGGTGAAGCTGTTCCGACCAAAGGAGCTGCAGGAAGTGCTGGTGGGCCAAGACTTCCATGACTGGGCAAAGCTGAAACAG AACACAGTTTATGAGGGGGTGTACaacaccacaccaccacaccccACCATACAGATGTTTTGGGAGGTTTTCGATGAACTAACTGAGGATCAGAAGAAGGCTTTCCTTT